One region of Vigna angularis cultivar LongXiaoDou No.4 chromosome 10, ASM1680809v1, whole genome shotgun sequence genomic DNA includes:
- the LOC108335585 gene encoding cytochrome P450 87A3 translates to MWPLCLGAMLIIAITHWVYRWRNPSCYGKLPPGSMGFPLLGETLQFFSPNTSSDIPPFIKKRMKRYGPIFKTNLVGRPVVVSTDPELNYFIFQQEGQVFQSWYPDTFTKIFGRQNVGSLHGFMYKYLKNLVLNLFGPESLKKMLPEVEQTACRTLEKWSCEDIVDLKEATARMIFDLTAKKLISYDSTKSSENLRDNFVAFIQGLISFPLDVPGTAYHKCLQGRKRAMKMLKKMLQERREMQKKEQEDFFDYVIEELKKEGTVLTEAIALDLMFVLLFASFETTSLALTYATKVLSDHPLVLKQLQEEHEAILKRREDPNSGITWKEYKSMTYTFQFINETVRLANIVPGIFRKALREINFKGYTIPKGWAVMVCPPAVHLNAAKYQDPLSFNPRRWEGIELNGATKHFMAFGGGMRFCVGTDFTKVQMAIFLHCLVTKYRWRPVKGGNIVRTPGLQFPNGFHVQIMEKDQTKQEPEFDETK, encoded by the exons atgtggCCTCTTTGTCTTGGAGCAATGCTTATTATAGCCATAACACATTGGGTTTATAGATGGAGAAATCCCAGTTGCTATGGGAAACTCCCCCCAGGTTCAATGGGTTTCCCCCTTCTCGGTGAGACCCTTCAGTTTTTCTCCCCCAACACCTCTTCTGATATTCCTCCTTTCATCAAGAAGAGAATgaaaag GTATGGACCAATCTTCAAGACCAACTTGGTTGGACGCCCAGTTGTAGTTTCAACGGACCCTGAGCTTAATTACTTTATCTTCCAACAAGAGGGTCAGGTGTTTCAAAGCTGGTACCCAGACACATTCACTAAGATCTTTGGGCGACAAAATGTTGGTTCCTTACATGGGTTCATGTACAAGTACCTCAAGAACTTGGTGCTCAATCTGTTTGGTCCTGAAAGCCTTAAAAAGATGCTCCCAGAAGTCGAACAAACAGCCTGCAGAACATTAGAGAAGTGGTCGTGCGAGGACATTGTTGATCTCAAGGAAGCAACAGCAAGG ATGATATTTGATTTGACCGCAAAAAAACTCATCAGTTATGATTCAACCAAATCCTCGGAGAACTTAAGGGACAACTTTGTTGCATTTATACAAGGACTCATCTCCTTCCCTCTGGACGTTCCAGGAACAGCTTATCACAAATGTCTGCAG GGTAGGAAAAGGGCAATGAAGATGCTGAAGAAGATGCTGCAGGAAAGACGGGAAATGCAAAAGAAAGAGCAAGAAGATTTCTTTGACTATGTGATTGAAGAACTTAAGAAAGAGGGAACAGTCCTGACTGAAGCGATCGCTCTGGACCTCATGTTTGTGCTCCTATTTGCAAGCTTTGAAACCACTTCTCTCGCTCTCACTTACGCCACCAAAGTACTCTCGGACCATCCCTTAGTACTCAAGCAATTACAA GAGGAACATGAAGCCATCCTGAAGCGACGTGAAGATCCTAACTCCGGAATCACGTGGAAAGAATACAAATCAATGACATATACATTTCAG TTCATAAATGAAACCGTGAGACTCGCAAATATAGTTCCTGGAATCTTCCGGAAGGCACTGAGGGAAATTAACTTTAAGG GATATACCATACCAAAAGGTTGGGCAGTTATGGTGTGTCCGCCTGCTGTGCACTTGAATGCGGCCAAATATCAGGATCCTCTTTCCTTCAACCCACGGAGATGGGAG GGAATTGAACTAAATGGTGCCACAAAACATTTCATGGCTTTCGGTGGAGGCATGAGATTTTGCGTTGGAACAGACTTCACTAAAGTTCAGATGGCTATATTTCTTCATTGTTTGGTAACGAAATACCG GTGGCGACCCGTGAAAGGTGGAAATATCGTTCGAACTCCTGGTTTACAATTTCCAAATGGCTTTCACGTCCAGATCATGGAGAAAGATCAAACGAAACAGGAACCAGAGTTTGACGAAACAAAGTAG